The Bacteroidota bacterium genome contains a region encoding:
- a CDS encoding insulinase family protein has protein sequence MKKIIFSISFLVIALVASSQNDLGGKKILPNQIFQKRMDNGLNVVTVPFESPGIASFFILVRVGSREEVEPGKSGFAHFFEHMMFRGTKKYSKEKYSEILKSIGASANANTSIDRTLYHMTGNAAMLDKMFELEADRMMNLKYSEQDFKTEAGAVKGEYTKNYSNALQKLYEATMDTAFEKHTYKHTTMGFFKDIVDMPNQYDYSIEFFNRFYKPENTTIIVVGDVTPEAVNEMSAAYFGEWQKGTYTPQIIQEPTQTRTKYVHLQVPKFPPHLTLSFKANPFNDSDIEVAALDLLSDVLCSERAELNKKLVIQEQKLRDLGAYYNLARDKNLIQFDATAVKQEDLQYAKDEIMKAIENLKSKPVDNAYLNEIKSRTKYSFAMRMDSPDATANALAHFTWLSGDPESINRYYALIDKVTPQDISNVAKKYLVNTGLTVSTISETAENTIK, from the coding sequence ATGAAAAAAATAATTTTTAGTATTTCATTTCTTGTTATTGCTCTTGTTGCAAGTAGCCAAAATGACCTCGGTGGTAAAAAAATTCTTCCCAACCAGATCTTTCAAAAAAGGATGGATAACGGATTAAACGTAGTAACTGTTCCATTTGAAAGCCCCGGTATCGCCTCCTTTTTTATTTTAGTACGAGTTGGATCACGGGAGGAAGTAGAACCCGGTAAGAGTGGTTTTGCACACTTCTTCGAACACATGATGTTTCGCGGAACAAAAAAGTACTCCAAAGAAAAATACAGTGAAATTTTAAAATCCATTGGTGCATCTGCAAATGCAAACACTTCTATTGACCGCACCTTGTATCACATGACCGGCAATGCTGCCATGCTCGATAAAATGTTTGAATTGGAAGCCGACCGTATGATGAATTTAAAATATTCAGAACAGGATTTTAAAACAGAAGCCGGTGCTGTAAAAGGCGAGTACACTAAAAATTATTCAAATGCCTTGCAAAAATTGTATGAAGCAACCATGGATACTGCATTTGAAAAGCATACCTACAAGCATACCACCATGGGATTTTTTAAAGATATTGTGGATATGCCGAATCAATACGACTACTCCATCGAATTTTTTAATCGATTTTACAAGCCCGAAAACACAACTATTATTGTAGTTGGAGATGTTACTCCCGAAGCGGTTAATGAAATGTCTGCAGCCTATTTTGGAGAATGGCAAAAGGGTACCTACACACCTCAAATTATTCAAGAACCGACTCAAACGCGCACTAAATATGTGCATTTGCAAGTTCCAAAGTTTCCACCGCACCTTACATTGAGTTTTAAAGCAAACCCTTTTAACGATTCCGATATTGAAGTAGCCGCGCTTGATTTACTGAGTGATGTGTTATGCTCTGAGCGTGCTGAATTGAATAAAAAATTGGTAATTCAAGAACAAAAATTACGCGATTTAGGTGCTTATTACAACCTGGCACGCGATAAAAATTTAATACAGTTTGATGCTACTGCAGTTAAACAGGAAGATTTGCAATATGCGAAAGATGAAATTATGAAGGCCATCGAAAATTTAAAGTCTAAACCTGTTGATAATGCTTATTTAAATGAAATTAAATCCCGCACTAAATATAGTTTTGCAATGCGCATGGATAGTCCTGATGCAACAGCAAATGCATTGGCGCATTTTACCTGGCTATCAGGGGATCCTGAATCAATTAATCGCTATTATGCCTTGATTGATAAAGTAACGCCTCAAGACATTTCCAATGTAGCTAAAAAGTATTTGGTGAATACAGGGTTAACTGTTTCAACTATTTCTGAAACTGCTGAAAATACTATTAAGTAA
- a CDS encoding T9SS type A sorting domain-containing protein, with protein MKRIYLILFFLPSLANAQWSAMGTGANGLFAFDYIFHLLSDNTGNVYATPDISNASGHSYVAKWTGTNWVELGTGANSIDCYQGYEPILATDPTGNIYAAGSCKDNVTGKYYVQKWNGVSWSKLGSGANGLNANGEIEALATDLAGNVYVSGWFKNASGKNYVAKWNGTSWSELGTGANSLNANDHIMTLAIDNIGNVYAGGRFTQPGGDAYVAKWNGTTWSAVGATTYHGLEISLLATDINNNVYASGVPSTGQGYDIVMFNGTAWTVLGGTTANLNPCCPVYDIKSDNWGNIYAGGYFKFPSTNKYCVAQWNGVQWNDLGNSTNQNFNGAIFALAVDNQTNVYAAGGFKNSSNKAYVAKFTAPVGIHENRESNFELFPIPAEDRIYLRTKINFTGTIILRDALGNKITEVVEENLTSRIFELKELSPGFYYIQLTSNKHETITLKLIKS; from the coding sequence ATGAAAAGAATCTACCTAATTTTATTTTTTCTACCCTCCCTTGCAAATGCTCAATGGTCGGCAATGGGAACTGGTGCAAATGGACTTTTTGCTTTTGATTACATATTTCATCTTTTATCTGATAATACTGGAAATGTTTATGCTACACCTGATATTTCCAACGCAAGTGGGCATTCTTATGTCGCTAAATGGACTGGGACTAACTGGGTAGAATTAGGTACAGGTGCGAATTCCATTGATTGCTATCAGGGATATGAACCTATCCTTGCCACCGACCCGACTGGAAATATTTATGCAGCAGGATCTTGTAAGGATAATGTTACAGGTAAATATTATGTGCAAAAATGGAATGGTGTAAGCTGGAGTAAATTAGGGAGCGGTGCAAACGGTTTAAACGCCAATGGAGAAATCGAAGCATTAGCAACAGATTTGGCAGGTAATGTTTATGTATCTGGATGGTTCAAAAATGCATCCGGTAAAAATTATGTTGCTAAATGGAATGGAACCTCATGGAGTGAATTAGGTACAGGTGCCAATAGCTTGAATGCCAATGATCATATAATGACACTTGCAATTGATAATATTGGGAATGTTTATGCTGGGGGTAGATTTACTCAACCAGGAGGTGATGCTTATGTTGCAAAATGGAACGGAACAACTTGGTCTGCTGTGGGTGCAACGACGTATCATGGTTTGGAAATTTCCCTTCTTGCAACCGATATAAATAATAATGTTTATGCATCAGGTGTTCCATCCACTGGGCAGGGATATGATATTGTTATGTTCAATGGAACTGCATGGACAGTTCTAGGAGGCACAACAGCTAATCTCAACCCATGTTGCCCCGTCTATGATATTAAGTCTGATAATTGGGGAAATATTTATGCGGGTGGTTATTTTAAGTTCCCATCCACAAATAAGTATTGTGTGGCACAATGGAATGGAGTTCAATGGAATGACTTAGGAAATAGCACAAACCAGAATTTTAATGGAGCTATTTTTGCTCTTGCTGTAGACAACCAGACGAATGTTTATGCGGCTGGGGGGTTTAAAAATTCATCAAATAAGGCTTACGTAGCCAAATTCACAGCACCTGTTGGAATTCATGAAAATAGGGAATCCAATTTTGAATTATTTCCAATTCCTGCTGAAGATCGAATTTATTTAAGAACCAAAATCAACTTTACTGGAACAATAATTCTTAGAGATGCTCTGGGAAACAAAATAACCGAAGTAGTAGAAGAAAACCTCACTTCTCGTATTTTTGAGCTAAAGGAACTTTCTCCAGGTTTTTATTATATTCAACTAACATCAAACAAGCACGAAACCATTACTTTAAAATTGATTAAAAGCTAA
- the truA gene encoding tRNA pseudouridine(38-40) synthase TruA produces the protein MPRYFIKLAYKGTHFHGWQKQENAHSIQEELDAGLSILLAAPIETVGCGRTDTGVHAREFYAHFDSENELSDEKFLLYKLNKIISKDIAAYSLYKVNEGANARFDALSRTYQYFISRGKNPFEMDTSYYLYGVLDIGKMNSAAKLLFNYEDFTSFSKSNTQVLTNNCKIYKAEWYQKGDQLIFEIKANRFLRNMVRAIVGTLIQVGRGEITEQDFAQIIESKNRSLAGFSVPAEGLFLTQVEYPDGIFEV, from the coding sequence ATGCCAAGGTATTTTATAAAATTAGCGTATAAAGGAACTCACTTTCATGGCTGGCAGAAGCAGGAAAATGCACATAGTATTCAGGAAGAATTGGATGCAGGTTTAAGTATTTTGTTGGCTGCTCCAATCGAAACAGTCGGTTGTGGACGCACGGATACAGGCGTGCATGCGCGCGAATTTTATGCGCACTTCGACTCTGAAAATGAATTGAGTGACGAGAAGTTTTTACTGTACAAACTCAATAAAATCATATCTAAAGATATTGCTGCTTATTCCTTGTATAAAGTGAATGAAGGAGCTAATGCGAGATTTGATGCGCTTTCAAGAACCTATCAGTATTTTATTTCAAGAGGAAAGAATCCATTTGAAATGGATACTTCTTATTACTTGTATGGGGTGTTAGATATTGGTAAAATGAACAGTGCGGCTAAATTACTATTCAACTACGAAGACTTTACTTCCTTTAGCAAATCCAATACGCAAGTGCTAACCAACAATTGTAAAATATATAAAGCGGAGTGGTATCAAAAGGGAGATCAATTGATTTTTGAAATTAAAGCCAACCGCTTTTTACGCAACATGGTTAGAGCCATAGTAGGCACACTCATCCAAGTTGGAAGAGGAGAAATTACTGAACAGGATTTTGCTCAAATAATTGAATCAAAGAATCGTTCGTTGGCAGGTTTTTCAGTACCAGCAGAAGGTTTGTTTTTAACCCAGGTGGAGTATCCTGATGGGATATTTGAGGTGTAG
- a CDS encoding AAA family ATPase, with the protein METTSIDIKELNERIQRESAFVDMISLEMDKVIVGQKYMVERLLIGLLSNGHILLEGVPGLAKTLAIKSLASTIEAGFSRIQFTPDLLPADLIGTMIYNQKKEEFTVRRGPVFSNFILADEINRAPAKVQSALLEAMQERQVTIGDQTFKLPEPFLVLATQNPIEQEGTYPLPEAQVDRFMLKIVIGYPSKEDEKKIVRQNIANVFPSANCILKTEDIIRARGIVKEVYMDEKIEQYIVDIVFATRFPKDFKLEKFAPLISYGASPRASINLALASKAFAFIKRRGYVIPEDVRAVCTDVLRHRIGLTYEAEAENITSEHIINEILNTVEVP; encoded by the coding sequence ATGGAAACTACAAGTATTGATATTAAGGAGCTAAACGAGCGCATACAACGTGAAAGTGCCTTTGTGGACATGATTTCTTTGGAAATGGACAAAGTTATTGTGGGACAAAAATACATGGTGGAGCGTTTGCTGATTGGATTACTTTCGAACGGCCACATCCTCTTGGAAGGGGTACCGGGATTGGCAAAAACACTGGCTATTAAATCCTTGGCATCTACCATTGAAGCCGGATTTAGCCGTATTCAATTTACTCCCGATTTATTACCTGCCGATTTAATCGGTACCATGATCTACAATCAAAAAAAGGAAGAGTTTACTGTTCGAAGAGGTCCTGTATTTTCTAACTTTATTTTAGCCGATGAGATTAACCGTGCTCCGGCAAAGGTTCAAAGTGCCTTGCTTGAAGCCATGCAGGAACGTCAGGTTACTATTGGTGATCAAACTTTTAAACTTCCTGAGCCCTTCTTAGTTTTAGCAACACAAAATCCAATTGAACAGGAAGGAACATATCCCCTGCCTGAAGCACAGGTGGATCGCTTCATGCTAAAGATCGTAATTGGCTATCCGAGTAAAGAGGATGAGAAAAAAATTGTGCGTCAAAATATTGCCAATGTTTTTCCAAGTGCAAATTGCATCCTAAAAACTGAAGACATCATCCGCGCCAGAGGTATAGTGAAAGAAGTGTATATGGATGAAAAAATTGAGCAATACATTGTTGATATTGTTTTTGCAACCCGCTTTCCAAAAGATTTCAAGCTCGAAAAATTTGCACCGCTAATTTCTTACGGAGCTTCACCTCGCGCCAGTATCAACTTAGCTTTGGCATCTAAAGCCTTTGCATTTATTAAACGCCGTGGGTATGTAATTCCCGAAGATGTGCGTGCCGTATGTACTGATGTATTGCGTCATAGAATTGGATTAACCTATGAAGCAGAAGCTGAAAACATCACCAGCGAACACATCATCAACGAAATATTAAATACTGTAGAAGTCCCTTAA
- a CDS encoding DUF58 domain-containing protein — translation MDTSELLKKVRKIEIKSRGLSNQIFSGEYHSAFKGRGMAFSEVREYMPGDDIRTIDWNVTARFNHPYIKVFEEEREMTVMLLVDLSASENFGTQKQLKKELITELCAVLAFSAIQNNDKIGVIFFSDKIEKYIPPKKGKSHILLIIRELLEFTPQNKKTNISLALKFFTNVIKKRCTAFVISDFMDDKEFSDALKIANKKHDTIALRIYDKHENELPQMGLVKFLDAESGAVRWMDTNSAAVRKNYFVQGKKREEKLNHTFNRSGVDVAHINTQEQYIKPLMNLFKKRGK, via the coding sequence ATGGACACATCAGAGCTGTTAAAAAAAGTCAGAAAAATTGAGATTAAATCGCGGGGCTTATCCAACCAGATTTTCTCAGGTGAATACCACAGTGCCTTTAAAGGTCGTGGTATGGCTTTTAGCGAAGTGCGCGAATACATGCCTGGCGACGATATACGTACCATCGACTGGAATGTAACTGCACGCTTTAACCATCCTTATATTAAGGTGTTTGAAGAAGAACGCGAAATGACGGTGATGTTACTTGTAGACTTGAGTGCTTCTGAAAACTTTGGAACCCAAAAGCAATTAAAAAAAGAACTCATTACCGAATTGTGTGCTGTGCTTGCCTTTTCGGCCATTCAAAACAATGATAAAATTGGTGTGATTTTTTTTAGTGATAAAATCGAAAAATACATTCCACCAAAAAAAGGAAAAAGCCACATTCTATTAATCATTCGCGAACTGCTTGAGTTTACTCCTCAAAATAAAAAAACAAACATCTCCTTAGCGTTAAAGTTTTTTACCAATGTGATAAAAAAACGATGCACCGCCTTTGTAATTTCAGATTTTATGGATGATAAAGAGTTTTCGGATGCGCTTAAAATTGCCAATAAAAAGCACGATACCATTGCACTTCGCATTTACGACAAACACGAAAATGAATTGCCACAAATGGGATTGGTGAAGTTCTTAGACGCTGAATCCGGTGCAGTTAGATGGATGGATACCAATAGTGCCGCTGTGCGAAAAAATTATTTTGTTCAAGGCAAAAAACGGGAAGAAAAACTGAATCACACTTTTAATAGAAGTGGTGTAGATGTGGCACATATTAACACTCAGGAACAATACATAAAACCCCTGATGAACTTATTTAAGAAAAGAGGTAAATAG
- a CDS encoding VWA domain-containing protein, whose amino-acid sequence MKGVSFANPELFYVLLLIPAFVVWYIFRHNYKKAALHISSFTGFEGIKTPLKVYLRHSLFALRMLGLALLIVAMCRPQSKKSWQDLKTEGIDIVLALDISASMLAQDFKPNRLEASKDIAMEFIDSRPDDRIGLVIFSGESFTQCPLTTDHSVLKNLFSGVKTGMIQDGTAIGMGLATAVNRIQNSKAKSKVIILLTDGVNNSGSISPELAGELAQPFGIRIYTIGVGTKGMAYSPVALYPNGQYAYDYVKVDIDEPVLKKIANLTGGKYFRATNNEKLKQIYAEIDKLEKTIIEEKNYTKKSELFFPLALAAAVLLLLEFLLKNTVFKSLT is encoded by the coding sequence ATGAAAGGGGTAAGTTTCGCAAATCCTGAGCTGTTTTATGTATTGCTGCTCATACCCGCTTTTGTGGTGTGGTATATTTTTAGACATAACTATAAGAAAGCTGCTTTACACATTTCTTCCTTTACAGGCTTTGAAGGAATTAAAACTCCGTTAAAAGTGTATTTGCGACATAGTTTATTTGCTTTACGAATGTTAGGGCTTGCTTTATTAATTGTTGCCATGTGTAGACCTCAATCCAAAAAAAGTTGGCAGGATTTAAAGACAGAAGGAATTGATATTGTATTGGCTTTAGATATTTCTGCCAGTATGCTTGCGCAGGATTTTAAACCCAATCGCTTAGAAGCTTCTAAGGATATTGCCATGGAGTTTATTGATAGCCGCCCGGATGATAGAATTGGACTAGTAATTTTTAGCGGTGAAAGTTTTACACAATGCCCACTTACCACCGACCACTCTGTGCTCAAAAATTTATTTAGTGGGGTTAAAACAGGGATGATACAAGATGGGACCGCCATTGGAATGGGACTTGCCACGGCAGTTAACCGCATACAAAATAGTAAAGCCAAAAGCAAAGTGATTATTCTTTTAACGGATGGCGTAAATAACTCAGGCTCCATTTCGCCCGAATTAGCCGGGGAGCTGGCACAACCTTTTGGGATACGCATATACACCATTGGGGTGGGAACTAAAGGTATGGCCTATTCACCTGTTGCACTTTACCCTAACGGGCAATATGCTTATGATTATGTGAAGGTGGATATAGATGAACCGGTGTTGAAAAAAATAGCGAACCTCACCGGCGGCAAATATTTTAGAGCTACTAACAATGAAAAACTAAAGCAAATTTATGCCGAAATAGATAAATTGGAAAAAACCATTATTGAAGAAAAAAATTACACTAAAAAATCAGAATTGTTTTTTCCATTGGCTTTGGCTGCTGCCGTTTTATTGTTGCTTGAATTCCTTTTAAAGAATACAGTTTTCAAAAGTTTAACTTAA
- a CDS encoding VWA domain-containing protein: MFRFENIHYLYGLLLIPIIILTALLIRRWRKRTIASFADANLVNALVPDLSKFKPALKVTFLCLAFFFLIIGLANPQNGSKLEEIKREGVDLIIALDISNSMRAEDLSPNRLENAKLAISRLIENLRDDRIGVVIFAGQAYVQLPVTTDYAAAKLFLDNISTDMIPTQGTAIGNAIELAVNSFDPKSGNSKAIIVITDGENHEDDAIKAAEAAAEKGIAVHTIGMGSPNGAPIPLYQNGHQTGFRKDNSGTTVITRLDENNLQQIASMGHGIYVRATNSQAGLSIIFDQINKMQKKEFGSKVYTDYDDHFQIFLFLAILFFMIELLISETVSKWWLKLDLFGKNKNTNSIN, encoded by the coding sequence GTGTTTCGCTTCGAAAACATACATTATTTATATGGGCTGTTACTTATCCCAATAATTATTTTGACAGCCCTCCTGATTCGACGTTGGCGCAAACGAACTATTGCTTCATTTGCAGATGCGAATTTGGTAAATGCGCTGGTTCCGGATTTATCCAAATTTAAACCGGCATTAAAAGTTACCTTTTTATGTCTGGCATTTTTCTTTCTCATAATAGGTTTGGCGAATCCTCAAAATGGTTCAAAACTCGAAGAAATAAAACGCGAAGGGGTGGATTTGATTATTGCACTTGACATCAGCAACAGTATGCGTGCTGAAGATTTAAGCCCTAACCGACTTGAAAATGCAAAGTTGGCTATTTCAAGACTTATTGAAAATTTACGTGATGACCGTATTGGTGTGGTAATATTTGCCGGACAAGCTTACGTGCAATTGCCCGTTACCACCGATTACGCAGCTGCAAAATTATTTTTAGATAATATCAGTACCGATATGATTCCAACACAAGGAACTGCAATTGGTAATGCAATTGAATTGGCTGTAAATTCATTTGACCCGAAAAGCGGGAACAGTAAAGCAATTATTGTAATTACCGATGGCGAAAATCACGAAGATGATGCCATAAAAGCTGCTGAAGCCGCAGCCGAAAAAGGAATTGCAGTGCATACCATTGGAATGGGATCACCTAATGGAGCGCCTATCCCACTCTACCAAAACGGACACCAAACAGGATTTCGAAAAGACAATAGCGGAACCACAGTAATTACACGCCTCGATGAAAATAATTTGCAACAAATTGCTTCCATGGGACATGGAATATATGTGCGAGCCACCAACTCACAAGCCGGATTAAGTATCATATTTGACCAAATAAATAAAATGCAGAAAAAGGAATTTGGCAGTAAAGTATATACCGATTACGATGACCATTTTCAAATTTTTCTCTTCCTAGCTATATTGTTTTTTATGATAGAACTTTTAATCTCAGAAACAGTAAGCAAATGGTGGTTAAAACTGGATTTATTTGGCAAAAACAAAAACACTAATTCCATTAATTAA
- a CDS encoding tetratricopeptide repeat protein, whose translation MIQRAIAFFFYSLMTLVSSNAQTENKYIREGNDFYKHNKFLEAEKSYSKSIDKNKASLDAQFNLGDALYKQKKYEEAGNLFESLTKKITDKPKLAQTYHNLGNSLLQNKKYEDCVKAYQNALKINPKDEDTRYNLAYAKKKLEQQQNQDKNNKNKDNKNDQNKDQNQQNQDNKDQNNKDKKDQQQGDNKDQKDEKQEQQQAQQQPQKMNKEDAKRLLEAMNNQEKDVQDKLKKKKAVGVKVAIEKDW comes from the coding sequence ATGATTCAACGTGCGATAGCTTTCTTCTTTTATAGTTTGATGACTTTAGTTAGCTCCAATGCTCAAACGGAGAATAAATACATCCGTGAAGGAAACGATTTTTATAAACACAATAAATTTTTAGAAGCAGAAAAAAGCTATTCTAAATCTATCGATAAAAATAAAGCATCACTTGATGCACAGTTTAATTTGGGCGATGCTTTGTACAAACAAAAAAAATACGAAGAGGCAGGAAATTTATTTGAATCCCTCACCAAAAAAATCACAGATAAACCCAAATTGGCGCAAACCTACCACAACCTAGGTAATTCATTGCTGCAGAACAAAAAATATGAAGACTGTGTAAAGGCCTATCAAAATGCATTAAAAATAAATCCCAAAGATGAAGACACGCGTTACAATTTAGCGTACGCAAAAAAGAAATTAGAACAACAGCAAAATCAAGATAAAAACAACAAAAACAAGGATAACAAAAACGATCAAAACAAAGATCAGAATCAACAAAATCAAGATAACAAAGACCAAAATAATAAAGATAAAAAAGACCAACAACAAGGAGATAACAAAGATCAAAAAGACGAAAAACAAGAGCAACAACAAGCACAACAGCAGCCCCAAAAAATGAACAAGGAGGATGCTAAACGTTTATTAGAAGCCATGAACAATCAGGAAAAAGATGTTCAGGATAAATTGAAAAAGAAAAAAGCGGTGGGAGTTAAAGTAGCCATTGAAAAAGATTGGTAA
- a CDS encoding protein BatD yields the protein MKKNNLILLIIFTCLSKLVLGQDAVLTATTSRSQVGVGEQFQISYSLNASGGNFRSPEIREFAVLSGPNQSSSMTFVNGNMSQTLSYSFILAGQREGKFTIGPASIVVNGKTISSKSLVIEVVKNPAAQQGQGGQNRGQDQSAGDNNDLFIRASVDKSKVYVGEQLLVSFKIYTKVSIVQNALTKAPVFNGFWSEDIISPNQQATLRPEVLDGVQYQVAEIKKTILMPQRAGTLEITEMVMDFVKRVQQKNRSNSFFDQFFGGGYQDVRTSAKSKALKIEVMPLPTAGKPSDFNGAVGDFGMESRLSNTNKTLKSNDATNLYITISGKGNLKLIDPFKLKLPPEIESYDAKINDKISTSASGVSGSRTFDYLLIPRHSGSYKIPSLSFTYFDVSKKAYVTLNSPEFPLEVEKGAGNESEANATTVMTAKEDVKILGNDIRYIKTKTNLVKNGTEFFGSTVFYCLLSLPLLLFLLFSIVFKKYMESLKDTVSRKSKKATKIARKRMEIAQSHLTANNYDAFYNELFKSINGYLSDKLNISIADLSKEKIKETLFQKGADEQAINFLITTLNKSEFARFSPVKSSAAMQTDYADTVATISKIEEELK from the coding sequence ATGAAAAAAAATAACCTAATTCTACTCATCATTTTTACCTGCCTCTCCAAACTTGTTTTGGGCCAAGATGCAGTGCTTACCGCAACAACCAGCAGATCACAAGTTGGTGTGGGAGAACAATTTCAAATTTCGTATTCACTTAATGCAAGTGGTGGAAATTTTAGATCTCCCGAAATTCGTGAATTTGCTGTACTCTCCGGACCAAATCAGTCCAGCAGCATGACCTTTGTAAACGGCAACATGTCGCAAACACTTTCCTACTCTTTTATTCTTGCAGGTCAACGCGAAGGCAAATTCACCATTGGCCCCGCTTCGATTGTGGTGAACGGAAAAACAATATCCTCTAAATCACTGGTTATAGAAGTAGTTAAAAATCCTGCAGCACAACAAGGACAGGGTGGGCAAAACAGAGGACAAGATCAGTCGGCCGGCGACAACAATGATTTATTTATCCGGGCAAGTGTGGATAAAAGTAAAGTGTATGTTGGAGAACAATTATTGGTGAGTTTCAAAATTTACACCAAGGTGAGTATCGTACAAAATGCACTTACAAAAGCTCCCGTTTTTAATGGATTCTGGAGTGAAGATATTATCTCGCCCAATCAACAAGCAACCCTAAGACCTGAAGTATTGGATGGTGTGCAGTATCAGGTGGCTGAAATCAAAAAAACGATTTTGATGCCACAACGCGCAGGAACATTGGAAATTACTGAGATGGTAATGGACTTTGTAAAAAGGGTACAACAAAAAAACCGAAGCAACAGTTTCTTTGATCAATTCTTTGGCGGCGGATATCAGGATGTGCGCACCTCTGCAAAAAGCAAAGCGCTTAAAATTGAAGTTATGCCCCTTCCTACCGCCGGAAAACCGTCTGATTTTAATGGTGCAGTTGGTGATTTTGGTATGGAAAGTCGTTTAAGTAATACCAACAAAACCCTTAAAAGCAACGATGCTACCAACCTTTATATAACTATCTCCGGTAAAGGAAATTTAAAATTAATTGACCCTTTTAAACTAAAATTACCGCCTGAGATTGAAAGCTATGATGCCAAAATAAATGATAAAATAAGTACCTCTGCTTCCGGCGTTTCAGGTAGTCGAACATTCGACTATCTCCTAATTCCAAGACATTCCGGAAGTTATAAAATTCCTTCGCTGAGCTTCACCTATTTTGATGTTTCTAAAAAAGCTTACGTAACACTAAACAGTCCGGAGTTCCCATTGGAAGTGGAAAAAGGCGCCGGCAATGAATCGGAAGCAAATGCCACTACTGTGATGACTGCCAAAGAAGATGTAAAAATTTTAGGTAACGATATTCGTTACATCAAAACAAAAACAAATTTAGTGAAGAATGGTACAGAATTTTTTGGTTCCACTGTTTTCTACTGCTTGCTATCATTGCCACTGCTCCTATTCCTTTTGTTTTCGATTGTATTTAAAAAATACATGGAAAGCCTTAAAGATACTGTTAGTAGAAAAAGCAAAAAAGCCACAAAAATAGCGCGCAAAAGAATGGAAATTGCCCAATCGCATTTAACGGCCAACAATTACGATGCTTTTTACAATGAATTGTTTAAATCAATTAATGGTTATTTAAGTGATAAACTCAATATTTCAATTGCTGATTTATCGAAAGAGAAAATAAAAGAAACACTCTTTCAAAAAGGGGCCGATGAACAGGCAATAAATTTCCTGATCACTACGTTAAACAAAAGTGAATTTGCCCGCTTTTCACCGGTAAAATCAAGTGCGGCCATGCAAACCGATTATGCCGATACCGTTGCCACCATTAGTAAAATTGAAGAAGAATTAAAATAA
- a CDS encoding tetratricopeptide repeat protein, which produces MKKISLLLLAITFTLFSRASENDVFKIGNDAYLKNNFETAISSYQQLIKEGYQSSELYFNLGNAYYKTDSIANAILYYEKAKKISPTDEDVIANLKLANLKTIDKTEAKEQLIFKSWWDNFVSSKSPDAWGILSIISMFVAFAALIVFRLSTSSVGKQIFFACFCLALISSLSFYFLAETNHAFKNASGQAILFNSSATIKSAPTENSKDLFIIHEGAKVNIIEKNNTWFRIRLENGNEGWLQENAVRII; this is translated from the coding sequence ATGAAAAAAATTAGCCTCCTCCTCTTAGCTATCACCTTCACCTTGTTTTCAAGAGCATCCGAAAACGATGTGTTTAAAATTGGTAACGATGCTTACCTTAAAAACAATTTCGAAACCGCTATTTCTTCTTACCAGCAATTAATCAAAGAAGGCTATCAATCGAGCGAATTGTATTTCAATTTAGGAAATGCCTATTACAAAACCGATAGCATTGCTAATGCCATTTTATATTACGAAAAAGCAAAAAAAATTAGTCCTACCGATGAGGATGTTATTGCCAACCTAAAATTAGCCAACTTAAAAACCATCGATAAAACCGAAGCAAAAGAACAATTGATTTTTAAATCCTGGTGGGATAATTTTGTGAGCTCCAAATCTCCTGATGCTTGGGGTATACTTAGCATTATCAGCATGTTTGTTGCATTTGCAGCCCTCATTGTTTTCCGCTTATCCACCTCCTCCGTTGGGAAACAAATCTTTTTTGCCTGCTTTTGTTTAGCATTAATAAGCTCTTTGTCATTTTACTTTTTAGCAGAAACGAATCATGCGTTTAAAAATGCCAGTGGACAAGCAATTTTATTTAATTCGAGCGCCACAATTAAAAGTGCTCCTACGGAGAACTCAAAAGATTTATTCATAATTCACGAGGGTGCCAAAGTGAATATTATTGAGAAAAACAATACTTGGTTTAGGATTCGATTAGAGAATGGAAACGAAGGTTGGCTGCAAGAAAATGCAGTGCGTATAATTTAA